A genomic window from Paenibacillus sp. FSL K6-0276 includes:
- a CDS encoding HAD-IA family hydrolase, whose amino-acid sequence MPISAVLFDLDDTLLWDDRSVNEAFRSACEAAGDTIDPQELELAVRKEAIGLYESYETNPFTKMIGINPFEALWGNFTAGEQPEFRQLEQLAPGYRKEAWRRGLAALGVEDEALAETLAAKFAAERRNRPYIYEETIQVLEELKGKVKLLLLTNGCPALQQEKLDGVPEIVPFFDHIVISGSFGKGKPDKDIFLHALELLDIAPEQGVMVGDKLTTDIRGGLATGLTTVWINRKGKQPDPEIQPDYEIKHLGELLSLVQSL is encoded by the coding sequence ATGCCAATTTCCGCCGTACTATTTGACCTTGATGATACACTGCTCTGGGATGATCGGAGCGTCAATGAAGCATTTCGTTCTGCATGTGAAGCCGCTGGGGATACGATTGATCCACAAGAACTGGAACTTGCGGTGCGTAAAGAAGCCATAGGACTATATGAATCCTACGAAACGAACCCTTTTACAAAAATGATTGGGATTAATCCGTTTGAAGCACTTTGGGGGAACTTTACTGCAGGTGAACAGCCGGAATTCCGTCAATTGGAGCAGCTTGCACCGGGATATCGTAAAGAGGCATGGCGTCGTGGTCTTGCAGCACTTGGTGTAGAGGACGAAGCTCTTGCTGAGACATTAGCAGCCAAATTCGCAGCAGAGCGTAGAAATCGGCCTTACATCTATGAAGAAACAATTCAGGTGCTTGAAGAGCTGAAGGGAAAAGTTAAGCTATTGCTATTGACTAATGGATGCCCTGCATTGCAACAAGAGAAATTAGATGGCGTACCTGAAATCGTTCCTTTCTTTGATCACATCGTGATTTCTGGAAGCTTCGGCAAAGGAAAACCGGATAAGGATATTTTTCTGCATGCCCTAGAGCTTTTAGATATTGCACCTGAGCAAGGAGTCATGGTCGGAGATAAGCTTACAACGGATATTCGTGGTGGGTTGGCAACAGGTTTGACTACGGTTTGGATTAATAGAAAAGGCAAACAGCCAGATCCGGAAATTCAGCCGGATTATGAAATTAAACATCTTGGAGAGCTTCTTTCATTAGTCCAATCTTTATAA
- a CDS encoding DUF896 domain-containing protein produces the protein MNIDELVARINELARKQKSVGLNQEETAERAKLREIYLGNIRNNFRAQLNTIELVDNEEHEQGNKGLKH, from the coding sequence TTGAATATTGATGAGTTGGTCGCGCGTATTAACGAATTGGCACGCAAACAGAAGAGCGTAGGCCTTAATCAAGAGGAAACGGCGGAACGCGCCAAGCTTCGTGAAATTTATTTGGGGAATATTCGCAATAACTTCCGAGCACAATTGAATACGATTGAATTGGTCGATAATGAGGAGCATGAACAAGGTAACAAGGGGCTTAAACATTAA